From the genome of Fundulus heteroclitus isolate FHET01 chromosome 9, MU-UCD_Fhet_4.1, whole genome shotgun sequence, one region includes:
- the tax1bp3 gene encoding tax1-binding protein 3, with protein MSFVPGKPVTAVVQKIEIQKLRQGDNLILGFSIGGGIDQDPGQNPFSEDKSDKGIYVTRITPGGPAEVADLRVGDKIMQVNGWDMTVVTHDQARKKLTKKKEEVVRLLITRKSLEEAVKHSKGCHPRQ; from the exons ATGTCGTTTGTCCCAGGCAAACCAGTGACTGCAGTCGTG CAAAAAATTGAGATCCAGAAATTGCGCCAAGGAGACAACCTGATTCTGGGCTTCAGCATTGGAGGTGGCATCGACCAGGACCCTGGGCAGAACCCCTTCTCGGAGGACAAGTCAGATAAG GGAATCTATGTGACCAGGATAACTCCAGGAGGACCAGCAGAGGTTGCAGACTTGAGGGTAGGAGACAAAATCATGCAG GTGAACGGCTGGGACATGACCGTGGTGACTCACGACCAGGCTCGTAAAAAACTGAccaagaagaaggaggaggtcGTGAGGCTGCTGATCACCAGGAAGTCCCTGGAAGAAGCTGTGAAACACTCTAAGGGCTGTCATCCCCGGCAGTGA
- the hsh2d gene encoding hematopoietic SH2 domain-containing protein homolog isoform X1, whose protein sequence is MYKYLPYTESASCFKSHLPAHQSRATWCVCFVRMMEWSQSTPGQRDPFTWFTESQLQSVLRNGSVPEWFHGIITRKTAEELLMVKPPGYFLVRVSESRVGYTLSYRAEEHCRHFMIEVLEDGQYIIVGENKTYRTLHDLVDFHRINPIMPFNQVLTLACGQSSDHCADYAELLIAPRPRSYTTSVLPNNLRPPTLNQPEPEGDVPPALPHRPNNLRNSAIIFPNSTPNKLYPCLEKDVQRVTAVPPALPAPNTRKDFTANSSPWTQPPEVPLRNPVAQKKSTACARMTSGPDCSPAPSATERKLCNSLQTIKFQELNLSVVTNLKSLKKKFQKKTSSPQENVYSEITVPAHSGVVQENEYQEITEELTFGGSPHYRADVRLNDQRLPQEYLSPPPFAPGY, encoded by the exons TATACGGAGTCAGCGAGCTGTTTTAAAAGCCATTTGCCAGCCCATCAGAGCAGAGCTACAtggtgtgtttgttttgtcaggATGATGGAGTGGAGTCAGTCGACGCCTGGCCAACGGGATCCGTTCACCTGGTTCACAGAGTCCCAGCTTCAGTCTGTGTTGAGGAACGGCTCGGTCCCGGAGTGGTTTCACGGGATCATTACAAGGAA GACAGCAGAGGAACTGCTCATGGTCAAGCCTCCCGGCTACTTCCTCGTCAGAGTCAGCGAGAGCAGAGTCGGATACACCCTCTCCTATCG CGCGGAGGAACACTGCAGACATTTCATGATCGAGGTGCTGGAGGATGGCCAGTACATCATAGTAGGCGAGAACAAGACTTACAGGACTCTGCATGACCTGGTGGACTTTCATCGCATAAACCCCATCATGCCTTTCAATCAGGTGCTCACACTTGCTTGTGGGCAG TCCTCAGATCACTGTGCAGACTATGCAGAGCTGCTGATTGCCCCGAGACCACGAAGTTATACCACCAGTGTGCTGCCAAACAATCTCAGACCACCCACTCTGAATCAGCCAGAACCAGAGGGCGACGTCCCACCCGCTCTTCCCCATCGACCCAACAACCTGAGGAACTCTGCAATCATCTTCCCAAATAGCACACCAAACAAGCTGTACCCTTGTTTGGAGAAAGATGTCCAACGAGTCACTGCTGTTCCTCCAGCTTTG CCAGCGCCAAATACGAGGAAGGACTTCACAGCCAATAGCTCTCCGTGGACTCAGCCTCCTGAGGTCCCTCTGAGGAATCCCGTTGCCCAGAAGAAGAGTACGGCCTGCGCCAGAATGACCTCGGGGCCCGACTGCTCCCCTGCGCCCTCGGCCACCGAGAGAAAACTCTGCAACAGCTTACAGACGATAAAGTTCCAGGAGCTGAATTTATCGGTCGTCACAAACCTAAAGAGCCTCAAGAAGAAATTCCAGAAGAAGACGAGCAGCCCGCAGGAAAACGTGTACTCGGAGATTACAGTGCCGGCTCACAGCGGCGTAGTCCAGGAGAATGAATACCAGGAAATCACGGAGGAGCTCACATTTGGTGGATCCCCTCATTACCGCGCAGACGTGAGACTGAACGATCAAAGGTTACCTCAAGAGTACCTTTCGCCTCCGCCTTTTGCTCCAGGCTACTGA
- the hsh2d gene encoding hematopoietic SH2 domain-containing protein homolog isoform X2 — protein MMEWSQSTPGQRDPFTWFTESQLQSVLRNGSVPEWFHGIITRKTAEELLMVKPPGYFLVRVSESRVGYTLSYRAEEHCRHFMIEVLEDGQYIIVGENKTYRTLHDLVDFHRINPIMPFNQVLTLACGQSSDHCADYAELLIAPRPRSYTTSVLPNNLRPPTLNQPEPEGDVPPALPHRPNNLRNSAIIFPNSTPNKLYPCLEKDVQRVTAVPPALPAPNTRKDFTANSSPWTQPPEVPLRNPVAQKKSTACARMTSGPDCSPAPSATERKLCNSLQTIKFQELNLSVVTNLKSLKKKFQKKTSSPQENVYSEITVPAHSGVVQENEYQEITEELTFGGSPHYRADVRLNDQRLPQEYLSPPPFAPGY, from the exons ATGATGGAGTGGAGTCAGTCGACGCCTGGCCAACGGGATCCGTTCACCTGGTTCACAGAGTCCCAGCTTCAGTCTGTGTTGAGGAACGGCTCGGTCCCGGAGTGGTTTCACGGGATCATTACAAGGAA GACAGCAGAGGAACTGCTCATGGTCAAGCCTCCCGGCTACTTCCTCGTCAGAGTCAGCGAGAGCAGAGTCGGATACACCCTCTCCTATCG CGCGGAGGAACACTGCAGACATTTCATGATCGAGGTGCTGGAGGATGGCCAGTACATCATAGTAGGCGAGAACAAGACTTACAGGACTCTGCATGACCTGGTGGACTTTCATCGCATAAACCCCATCATGCCTTTCAATCAGGTGCTCACACTTGCTTGTGGGCAG TCCTCAGATCACTGTGCAGACTATGCAGAGCTGCTGATTGCCCCGAGACCACGAAGTTATACCACCAGTGTGCTGCCAAACAATCTCAGACCACCCACTCTGAATCAGCCAGAACCAGAGGGCGACGTCCCACCCGCTCTTCCCCATCGACCCAACAACCTGAGGAACTCTGCAATCATCTTCCCAAATAGCACACCAAACAAGCTGTACCCTTGTTTGGAGAAAGATGTCCAACGAGTCACTGCTGTTCCTCCAGCTTTG CCAGCGCCAAATACGAGGAAGGACTTCACAGCCAATAGCTCTCCGTGGACTCAGCCTCCTGAGGTCCCTCTGAGGAATCCCGTTGCCCAGAAGAAGAGTACGGCCTGCGCCAGAATGACCTCGGGGCCCGACTGCTCCCCTGCGCCCTCGGCCACCGAGAGAAAACTCTGCAACAGCTTACAGACGATAAAGTTCCAGGAGCTGAATTTATCGGTCGTCACAAACCTAAAGAGCCTCAAGAAGAAATTCCAGAAGAAGACGAGCAGCCCGCAGGAAAACGTGTACTCGGAGATTACAGTGCCGGCTCACAGCGGCGTAGTCCAGGAGAATGAATACCAGGAAATCACGGAGGAGCTCACATTTGGTGGATCCCCTCATTACCGCGCAGACGTGAGACTGAACGATCAAAGGTTACCTCAAGAGTACCTTTCGCCTCCGCCTTTTGCTCCAGGCTACTGA